The genomic segment ACGAAATCATCGGTTTGGCACCGGGCGAAATTTTTGTGCACCGTAACGTCGCCAACGTGGTGGTGCATTCGGATCTGAATGCGCTGTCCACCATTCAGTTTGCGGTAGAGCGACTCAAGGTCAAGCATGTGATGGTCGTGGGTCACTACGGCTGCTCTGGCGTGCAAGCGGCGCTCGAAGGTGCCCGTATCGGCCTGGCCGACAACTGGCTGCGCCATATTCAAGACGTGCGGGACCGCCACCGCGATATCCTGGACGCCATCCCCGACCACGGCAAAGCCGCCGCCTTGTGCGAGCTCAATGTGATCGAACAGGTGATCAACGTCGCGCAAAGCACTGTGCTGCAAGACGCCTGGGCCGCAGGGCAGGAAGTGACGCTGC from the Rhodoferax potami genome contains:
- the can gene encoding carbonate dehydratase — translated: MTDKLNDLFSRNRAWAAEMERTRPGFFTGLANQQKPKYMWIGCSDSRVPANEIIGLAPGEIFVHRNVANVVVHSDLNALSTIQFAVERLKVKHVMVVGHYGCSGVQAALEGARIGLADNWLRHIQDVRDRHRDILDAIPDHGKAAALCELNVIEQVINVAQSTVLQDAWAAGQEVTLHGWVYGVHDGLVQDLHMTVGREDNLDALYREAISGVRLMPRHPR